In the Cydia fagiglandana chromosome 5, ilCydFagi1.1, whole genome shotgun sequence genome, one interval contains:
- the LOC134664800 gene encoding thioredoxin-2-like isoform X1: MQYKLSLLLVICALTTVLAKDKRPLGAESESDESGEKNTLDTTTVKPESKIIAIKNATDLETHITGAGDTMVIIYFMVTWCPHCQKINPTIEDIAAKTDNLIVLMVDRDNLENDDDVWKYGLSNLPSVPRFIFIKNGKKIEEIHGSDCDLRGTVSKLMSPSKRSSESSDSSNSSDE, encoded by the exons ATGCAATACAAGTTGTCATTGTTACTGGTAATATGTGCGCTTACTACTGTTCTAGCAAAAGACAAG AGACCCCTTGGAGCTGAATCTGAATCTGACGAGTCTGGAGAAAAAAACACGCTTGACACAACTACTGTTAAACCAGA GAGCAAAATAATCGCTATAAAAAACGCGACGGATCTGGAGACTCACATCACTGGGGCCGGCGACACAATGGTGATCATATATTTCATGGTTACCTGGTGCCCGCACTGCCAAAAGATTAATCCTACTATAGAAGATATTGCAGCCAAGACAGACAACCTGATCGTTCTGATG GTCGACAGAGATAACCTTGAAAACGATGATGATGTTTGGAAGTACGGGCTTAGTAACCTGCCTTCTGTCCCAAGGTTCATTTTTATAAAGAATGGAAAGAAAATCGAGGAAATACATGGCAGTGATTGCGATTTACGTGGTACTGTGTCTAAGTTAATGTCGCCCTCAAAAAGAAGCTCAGAATCATCAGATTCATCGA
- the LOC134664800 gene encoding thioredoxin-2-like isoform X2, with translation MQYKLSLLLVICALTTVLAKDKRPLGAESESDESGEKNTLDTTTVKPDKIIAIKNATDLETHITGAGDTMVIIYFMVTWCPHCQKINPTIEDIAAKTDNLIVLMVDRDNLENDDDVWKYGLSNLPSVPRFIFIKNGKKIEEIHGSDCDLRGTVSKLMSPSKRSSESSDSSNSSDE, from the exons ATGCAATACAAGTTGTCATTGTTACTGGTAATATGTGCGCTTACTACTGTTCTAGCAAAAGACAAG AGACCCCTTGGAGCTGAATCTGAATCTGACGAGTCTGGAGAAAAAAACACGCTTGACACAACTACTGTTAAACCAGA CAAAATAATCGCTATAAAAAACGCGACGGATCTGGAGACTCACATCACTGGGGCCGGCGACACAATGGTGATCATATATTTCATGGTTACCTGGTGCCCGCACTGCCAAAAGATTAATCCTACTATAGAAGATATTGCAGCCAAGACAGACAACCTGATCGTTCTGATG GTCGACAGAGATAACCTTGAAAACGATGATGATGTTTGGAAGTACGGGCTTAGTAACCTGCCTTCTGTCCCAAGGTTCATTTTTATAAAGAATGGAAAGAAAATCGAGGAAATACATGGCAGTGATTGCGATTTACGTGGTACTGTGTCTAAGTTAATGTCGCCCTCAAAAAGAAGCTCAGAATCATCAGATTCATCGA